In one window of Littorina saxatilis isolate snail1 linkage group LG11, US_GU_Lsax_2.0, whole genome shotgun sequence DNA:
- the LOC138979667 gene encoding uncharacterized protein, producing MADMSNEQKPRNSTGYWEYQPREYRPRPTRYNLFSEPKPNRPKPKPKLLPKRERVYRPMKKHYELKHCYRMSHGLERKYIPYKPKDYKPSEHQPTFKQRKMRPVDYDKRPFKPYQYKEYRQTETKYGWTKKNTGSIASPEKVKVNEVNGHVPAGGVAVLPPALGAKPAGKNKSRYALSDKFDRNGMYIAADYKYTERKYRFDSNPRYREYKNPKPLPFRQWDHELLYSPWRYPGYRIYRQNDAYPPRKTKPPPKMEYVAEKEKSPSPVYAAVVAPAAAAAPPVVTGTPDFIRKPPRDTPDFIRHPPRETPDFIRKPPRDTPDFMRQPPPVRETPAFIREPPVVRNTPAFMRNPPPIRNTPDFIRKPPPVRNTPDFIRKPPPVRNTPDFIRKPPPIRDTPDFIRNPPVSRDTPAFVRQVPADRNSPDVVRHVPVMAAVVARNPPAIRNTPDYIRNPPVISDTPDYLRQPPVVTETPDYIRGPPVLLKTPTPKPRVATKHENVQEKGRSPSPVVMVVAAPAAAAARRAATPPKQRKEPTPPPPPREATPPKREATPPPPPTPRREKTPPLPAIVVLPTPTPRQKPGTPPRDSWRPPPNEAPHRAPRQVPPKVNLPPSPLPKPDSFGVEESPPPTPKVKAVPRKEELAAAAAIHAAAKTRAKREAPKPQRRPPSDEVPPHIMRPSPLPRASLQTPLFGNSTGSIRRSLEMFS from the exons ATGGCCGACATGTCGAACGAACAGAAACCCAGAAACTCAACCGGCTACTGGGAATACCAGCCCAGAGAATACAGACCCAGACCCACACGGTATAACTTATTCTCGGAGCCCAAACCCAACCGACCCAAACCGAAACCCAAACTCTTACCAAAACGGGAGAGGGTGTACCGGCCCATGAAAAAGCACTATGAGCTCAAGCACTGCTATCGCATGTCGCACGGTTTGGAGCGCAAATACATCCCTTACAAACCGAAGGACTACAAGCCATCAGAACACCAGCCTACCTTCAAACAGAGAAAAATGCGGCCTGTGGATTACGACAAGCGCCCGTTCAAACCCTACCAGTACAAGGAGTACCGACAGACCGAAACGAAGTACGGGTGGACGAAAAAGAACACCGGAAGCATCGCTTCCCCGgagaaggtcaaggtcaatgaAGTCAACGGTCACGTGCCGGCAGGGGGCGTGGCGGTGCTGCCTCCCGCTCTGGGAGCAAAGCCCGCCGGGAAAAACAAATCTCGATACGCCCTGTCCGATAAGTTTGACCGAAACGGGATGTACATCGCTGCGGATTACAAGTACACTGAGCGAAAGTACCGCTTCGATTCGAACCCCAGGTACCGAGAGTACAAGAACCCGAAGCCTCTCCCCTTCAGGCAGTGGGACCACGAGCTCCTCTACTCCCCCTGGCGGTACCCAGGGTACAGGATCTATAGGCAGAATGACGCCTACCCGCCCAGAAAGACAAAACCGCCACCGAAAATGGAATACGTTGCGGAAAAAGAGAAGTCACCTTCACCCGTCTATGCTGCTGTGGTCGCACCGGCCGCGGCCGCCGCCCCTCCAGTGGTTACAGGCACCCCTGATTTTATCAGAAAACCGCCCAGAGATACGCCAGATTTCATAAGACATCCACCGAGAGAGACCCCTGATTTTATAAGAAAACCGCCACGAGACACACCCGACTTTATGAGACAGCCACCCCCTGTTCGGGAAACACCTGCGTTCATCAGAGAACCGCCGGTTGTTAGAAACACACCTGCCTTCATGAGAAATCCACCCCCTATCAGGAACACTCCTGATTTCATCAGAAAGCCACCGCCTGTCAGGAACACTCCTGATTTCATCAGAAAGCCACCGCCTGTCAGGAACACTCCTGATTTCATCAGAAAACCACCTCCGATTAGAGACACACCTGACTTCATAAGAAATCCACCTGTCAGCAGAGACACACCTGCGTTCGTGAGACAGGTACCTGCTGACAGAAACTCACCGGACGTTGTCAGACATGTGCCTGTCATGGCAGCTGTGGTCGCAAGAAATCCACCGGCGATCAGAAACACACCGGACTACATAAGAAACCCACCGGTTATCTCCGATACACCTGACTACCTGAGACAACCGCCCGTTGTCACCGAAACACCTGACTACATACGCGGACCGCCTGTACTTCTCAAAACTCCAACCCCCAAGCCGAGAGTTGCGACGAAACACGAGAACGTCCAAGAGAAAGGGAGATCACCCTCTCCTGTCGTTATGGTAGTTGCTGCCCCTGCCGCTGCCGCTGCAAGAAGGGCGGCAACTCCTCCCAAGCAAAGGAAAGAGCCAACCCCGCCACCACctccaagggaagcaactcctccgaaaagggaagcaacccctccaccaccaccaacaccgaGAAGGGAGAAAACTCCTCCTCTTCCAGCCATAGTGGTCCTACCGACTCCTACTCCAAGACAAAAACCAGGAACACCCCCAAGAGATTCCTGGCGTCCTCCTCCGAATGAGGCACCTCACCGAGCTCCGAGACAAGTCCCTCCCAAGGTCAACCTCCCTCCTTCTCCCCTGCCAAAGCCTGACAGTTTCGGCGTGGAAGAATCGCCACCGCCAACCCCCAAAGTTAAAGCCGTCCCAAGGAAAGAGGAGCTCGCTGCAGCAGCTGCAATTCACGCGGCAGCAAAAACACGTGCGAAACGTGAGGCTCCGAAACCACAGCGAAGACCCCCGTCGGATGAGGTGCCTCCCCACATCATGCGGCCTTCTCCTTTGCCGAGA GCATCCCTGCAGACACCCCTTTTCGGAAATTCTACGGGAAGCATTCGACGCTCTCTGGAAATGTTCAGCTAG